GGAACAGAAAATGGAAGTGAGAACAATAAActtaagagaaaaagagagagagagagagagaggaggagggGTGTGGGTGTTATCTTAACAGGTTCATAGGAAGAACAAAACCACCAGAAGTGGCAGCACTTCCAGTTTCAGCATCGACATTACTAGGATGGTTGTTGTCGAGGTCATCGTGAAGGACTTCCGTTTTAAGACAAAGCATCTTCCCCACTTCACTTCAATTCAGTTACCATACATTTACAGCTTAAGATTTAGATTTACTTCTTAAGAGCGGCAAATGCATAGTAGGAGTACTAGTACTAATACTATAACTGCTGCTTGCAAATGGAGAACAATGCAGATAGAACCCAAGCTAACACACTGAGTCAGCGAGAAAGCCGGGATTCTGCTCTTTTTCCCCTTTCAATGGCTGCCCTAACTAGGTAATGGTAATGAAAAGTTAAaagctctctttctctctctctctcaactgTGATTATAAAGTCGCAGTACTTGAGAATTGAATTGGTGGGCAACCCCCAACATCAACAATGCATCTTTTACCCTTACACCCTTTACTCCAGAGGAATTCTAagtattttttagtaaaataatttttttattgagtattATAAGGTATTCcagtttttctatataaatagttATAATCAGATGAACAGATCTTCATACAACATTGATGTTcttgatctttaaatattttgatttagaacaaactttatttttattttttgttcttcgtGTGTATTAGTTGATATTAAATACAAGAACCCACATGGAAAAGGATATTCTTGTCACCACAACCACCCAGCCATTTGAGTTAATACTGCTACTAGTACTAGGAGGAGCACATGCGATGTGCGAAAAGGTTAACAGCGATAATCAtgatttaatgaaaataaaccaaCGACCGCTGTTCATTGTCCAGGCACCCAACCAGGTTTGAAGCTTcggtataaaaaaaaacaccaccaccaccaccagtaGAACCACCACCACGAGAATGAATGAGTGAAGGAGCcatgagaaaagaagaaagaaacaaaagggtCGAAGATCTCAGGGACCCATGACAATCGTCACGTATAGACTGACATTATTTTGGGGCTGAGAGAGAGACTAGACTGACCACCCTAAGTGGTTTGGATCTATTCCTAGTTTGTTTAAGCTGGTCCCTTTCGGTCTGATATTGTTATATCACCGACACCTTCTCGTGACTTAATCTCTTCCCTTTTTAGAAGCACCGATGCAGTAATGCCTTTTAATTTAACGAGgaaatactaaataaatatataaaacatatattcaaAAAAAGTGTCCACCACTAAAATTCGTGAGAATCACTAAATATGCCCTACAAAATCCCCCTTTTTTTAACTAGATCATGGGACTCCTTAATTCTATGTCCTACCAAAAccccactcttttttttttttttttaatattttcttctttttttcctgtataagaaagaaaacaatcaGAGGCTAAATTATTCAGTCCTCGCaaaactcttaattttttttgttctaaaactAATATTATATGGTTTTTGTTACTGTTTCtctaaaactaatgaaaaaaaaagatgttaaataaaattttgaaaacaaatccaaaattaTATGAAGCAAAAAGtcaaaattcttgaaagaagactttttattatttaacataacATTTTAAAGGCTCGTATTACCAAACATTTTTATTGCCATAGCTATGCCATAGAAcgatgtaatttatttttttaacacaaaaaaaaatgtgaaggcAATGTAGATGTTCTttaagaagcaagaaaaaataaaattctagtttataattcaattgagtttaataaactcggctaatttattaatatgaaaaaaataaaaaaaatcataaaaaaaataaaaaaaaataacaaatcaaaaaaaatataaaaaaaaattgacttcaaCTCATTCGAGCTAGtacatcaaaaatataatttggccAAGATACCAAGgtaatcacatcaaaatcaaattgaataaaatgattaaGCTTGATTATCAAACGTTTCAAtaccaaatgatgaaattagaaaaaaaaattaagctacgagaaaaaaaaattcgagtCAAATTAGGTTAACTTGTTAACCCTGCGATAATGGGTATAAGAATGGGTgaacctcatagaaagaaaattaaaaattaaaaacatgaatatcaattctcaatcaatcaaatgttaaaaaatgaaattaaaataaaaaatcaaatgttgaagggagtctaataataaaaaaaaaattattaaatgaaaacacAATAACCTCTtagaaagcaaaatgaaaaaaaatagaagctcAATTTCTAGAAAACAAAGTAATGaaggaattaaagaaaaaaatataatccataaaagacaaaaaaaaacccgagcCCACCTGGTTCAGCATGAAAAACCTATGATCTAGTTGTGATGTTGAGGTAATcccattaaaaaattgaataaaattataaagttcaattatcAAATAACCTAATGTTGAAAGTTGAGATAATTcatgtcatttttaaaatcagtgaaAAAACTAAtagagaacaaataaaaaaataaaaaaacttaatctccAATTATAAATAGTACtaaatgataaaactaaaaaaaaacatgagtttagaaataaaaaaaaactaagtaaacTCATACAAATCTCTTAAACTTgtgttattttttccaatttgtaACCCACTAAATTCTATATACCAGGGATAAATCAAGAAGTTCAAATCCTAATTCatttaatgttaaagaatgaaactgaaataaaatataccaatttaaaaaatatatatataaaaaaaacaatcaaaataacgAGAACCAAATCTGAttaggaaaaaaactaaaggataatgaaatcacaaaaacaattcaatttatagcaatcaaaagaataaagatcaaatctgatatatgaaagaaattaaaggaggatgaaattgaaaaaaaatctaatttaataaattattttacataaaataaatagtaattaaaagaataaaaatcaaatctgaaaagaaaacaattgaatGATTGCATTGAAATCTTAAAGGAGCATGCATGAAAATcaaggagaaaagagaaaattaataataaaaaaaaaaatcatcaataccAAACTAGAGTCTCGTCAGTTACACACGTCATCGCATCATGGAGGGGCCACCATGATGATTCAAACGTCACCATGGAAGACGATGTTTGGTTCGGATGaccccaactttttttttactaatatttatatttaaaaaaaaattaccaaaaagcCTTTAAGTGAAtctaaatataatgaaaaaaaaccataataaaagactgaaaacatattatattaaattatgtcTTGGATtacaatatattatattaaaaaaaacttaaaaaatttatgttttttaaaaaaagcaaaagcataATTTTACTGTTTTAATACACAATATTTTACCGATaccttttaaggtttttttaattgtattgtcATTGCAATCCTGAAGTAACAACCTTAATCACACCAATTTAGCTCTACTGTGTTCTTAAtaatataatggattatttaattgattcaaaatcattaaatttaaataaataagagaaaagcctctttatctttcaaaaaaacCTGCTACGTAAATATGATTTATCATGTTAAAAAGCTTGAAAAGACATATTCTATCAAATAGTAATGGCTTGGACGCGCGGTATTAAAGGAGGGTGGCCTTTATTATACCATGGCTAGACAGAGGTACTTGGTTCTGGACTTGAGTTTTGCGCAGGCAGTCTTCCATGTCACGACCAAGAAGTATCACGACACGGGCCAAACGGCTATGGCAAAGGCCAACAAGAAAGTGCAGGTTACGAAAGAAACTTTCCAGCATACTTTTATGGACTAGATGGAAAAGCTAAAATATTCCTATTTCCtgttcatgtgtgtgtgtgtgtgtgtgtgtgtgttatgaTAAGATATCCAACATGGACACTCAATTCCTTTCTTGTTATGCAAGCATATTTTCTAAACCTcctatcaaaactaaaaatgcTTGATGATTCAAAAGGGTTTCTCCTTGGTATCCAGttccttgttgattttttttgtaattcctTCCCTTTCCTCGGAAAAGAGGATGGCATTTCTCTACACTTTTTGGATCTTAATAACTCCCTTCTTCATGTACAATATCAAGAGTCTTGAGAGACAGGAACCAAAAAAACTTATCAAGTCTCAAAGAAAAACATGGGTCGTCGTCAATACTTgctatgcttcttcttcttgtgcCTAATTAGTAGTGATCAAGGTCTAGTCAAGGGAGTGGTAGGGCTGGCATGTAACTGGGGGACTCAGTCAACTCACCCTCTTCCGGCTAACATAGCGGTCAAGCTTTTGAAggaaaatggttttaataagGTGAAGCTGTTTGAGGCTGATCCTGCTGCACTCAAGGCACTAGGGAAGTCTGGAATCCAAGTTATGGTTGGGATACCAAATGAGTTTCTAGCACCCCTAGCAAGTAGTGTTCAGGTTGCTATAAACTGGGTCCAACAAAATGTATCCAGCTATATATCCAGATATGGGACTGATATTAGGTAAATTctttagtttcttcttctttttattgatgcttttattattaaatcttgTCAGCCCGTTATTCCATAGAGGCTTCTATATTATACTGAAATAAGCACGATGCTTTTTAGATATGCATGAAACTTTGAGCATAAAAGCTTTTGTAGCTAGAAAGGAAATCTGTTTTCAAATATTGCCATGCTGTGTGTTTGGCTTTTTGAAGCCTGTTGTATACGGTTGCTTCATGTACTGTTTAATCTGTAGTTATGCTAAAATCTGATACCATCAGATCAGCATGAATAATGCACTATATTGACAACTTCTTCACGTATGGTTGCATATTCTATTTGCTTTCGAGGAATCATAAAGCCCACATGTAATGTGCTGCAAAGAACCAGATCCTTTTCCCTTAcctctttctcatttttttagagCTTTATGTATCATCTCTGCCTTAATTTATCATCCTCTTTCTggaaatagaaaatattatgaTCAAAACCAGTTACTTATGGAGGTTTCCCCCTAAACCATAATAGAAATTAATGTGAAGTATTTGGTTATTGCACGTGTAATTTCAGGTATGTAGCTGTGGGAAATGAACCTTTCCTCCAGACCTTCAAAGACACTTTCCTTAACACAACATTTCCAGCACTTCAAAATATTCAAGCAGCCTTGATAAAAGCTGGATTAGGGAAGCAAGTAAAGGTCACGGTACCATTAAATGCAGATGTGTACCAGACAGACAGTGGCCTGCCTTCTGGTGGCAACTTCCGATCAGATATCCATGGCCTCATGATCTCTATCATCAAGTTTCTCAGTAACAATAATGCTCCCCTTACCATTAATATCTACCCATTCCTCAGCCTTTATGCTGACCCCCATTTCCCGGTCGACTATGCCTTCTTCAACGGCACCTCCGCCCCAGTTGTCGATGGTTCCATATCTTACACCAATGTCTTTGAGGCCAACTTTGACACCCTCATTTCAGCTCTTGAAAAGAACGGTTTCTCATCAATGCCTGTCATTGTTGGTGAGGTTGGATGGCCAACAGATGGTGACCGCAATGCGAATATGGACTATGCTCGCCGGTTCAATCAAGCCCTTGTCGATCGTATAAATCAAGGCCAAGGCACCCCAAAACGTAAAACTCCACCAGATATCTACCTATTCGCACTCACAGACGAGGATGCGAAGAGTGTCCGACCTGGAAATTTCGAAAGGCACTGGGGTATCTTCTATTATGATGGAGCCATCAAGTACCAAATGGATATGGGTAATGGTAAACCTCTTGTTCCAGCGAAAGGTGTAAGATATTTGGCGAGGCAGTGGTGTGTGATGTCACCTGAAGCCAGCATTTCTGACCCCTACTTGCCTAACAGCATTGCCTATGCCTGCAGTTATGCAGACTGCACAAGTCTGGGATATGGATCTTCCTGCGGTGCACTAGATGCTAGAAGCAATGCATCTTATGCTTTTAACATGTACTATCAGACCGTGGATCAAAGGAATGGTGCGtgttctttttctaatttatcaACCCTTACAAAAGTTGATCCATCTCAAAATCCTTGTCGATTTGAGATCATGATGGATCTAGGAAAGCACGAGACACCTCCTAGACGTTCATTTGCAGGAAGAAAGGAAAATCCGGCAGCAATGATGGCTTTCATATCGGCGCTGATACTGATCATTTGTGGTGCTTACTGAGTTCGTTGGTGACAAAGCCAGCACCAAAGCATATTCCAGGCCTCATTCATCTTCATGGACATTTGTAGATGCCACATATAGCTTAGTTTTTGAAATCTTAATTTTACTTTACTCCAGCTTCTTTACAAGAAAATGTAAATTCTACTGTTCGAATCATTACGTGTGAAAGAAAATGGGAGCTGGCTATTTCATACCTGACAGCTTACATATCCCaagattgttttgttttttcacgaAACAAAATATTCTGTGTCCATCCTTGAACGATTCGAATTTCTCGTTTCTTTCCTGTAAAGTTGTGGTGATTAAAACAACCACTGTCCATCAATcttgaaatattattaaaatttcatttctcaACCATTTCAAAAACGCTTTACTTAAGTGACCAtgagtgtgtttatttttgatacacttcttataattatggtttgataaaataaattttaaaaaaatatggctaATTATATAGTTAGttggatttaaattaaaaattatagttgaagtttatatataataaaaaatatatataaaatatttgaagttataTTTAGAAGTgtaattatgtttgttttttaaagtgtttaaaagaatattttttattattttaaaattattttaatattatcttatcaaaataatctaaaaatactaaaaaaatattaatttgaagtaaagaaaaaaataaataaattttaatttttttaaaaaaatatttttaaaacacaaaaacaaacagattttataaaacatgaaaaaactaaatcacaaaaactaagttttaaatttaatttatttttaattgaact
The Populus nigra chromosome 3, ddPopNigr1.1, whole genome shotgun sequence genome window above contains:
- the LOC133688916 gene encoding glucan endo-1,3-beta-glucosidase 5 — its product is MGRRQYLLCFFFLCLISSDQGLVKGVVGLACNWGTQSTHPLPANIAVKLLKENGFNKVKLFEADPAALKALGKSGIQVMVGIPNEFLAPLASSVQVAINWVQQNVSSYISRYGTDIRYVAVGNEPFLQTFKDTFLNTTFPALQNIQAALIKAGLGKQVKVTVPLNADVYQTDSGLPSGGNFRSDIHGLMISIIKFLSNNNAPLTINIYPFLSLYADPHFPVDYAFFNGTSAPVVDGSISYTNVFEANFDTLISALEKNGFSSMPVIVGEVGWPTDGDRNANMDYARRFNQALVDRINQGQGTPKRKTPPDIYLFALTDEDAKSVRPGNFERHWGIFYYDGAIKYQMDMGNGKPLVPAKGVRYLARQWCVMSPEASISDPYLPNSIAYACSYADCTSLGYGSSCGALDARSNASYAFNMYYQTVDQRNGACSFSNLSTLTKVDPSQNPCRFEIMMDLGKHETPPRRSFAGRKENPAAMMAFISALILIICGAY